In Streptomyces nojiriensis, one genomic interval encodes:
- a CDS encoding recombinase family protein, which produces MESKPHETEGGRIPVASYARTSQDAPRQEGRGVRHQHRINERTAAQYGCVVVATYTDSARTATKDDRQRPAFDHLLADLHRGHAFAAGPLMGVVAVADDRLYRRPDDFIRFMAALTSEPGRVYVDRAGLRDPYSKAGLLQGAESLQAAAAEGRTRSRRVQDWHWSRAMDGLPHSGPRPFGWQEDRKTLHPVESALVRKAIEDRTAGKAVGQVAREWNALGITGTRGGRPNPQTVTQIITSPRVCGFRGNRGELLADPETGEPVVGAWQAIVTPEQWKAVCATFAPGSQFMHRGPLSPRLTDRRAGPKYLASGFLRCGAELEEGGTCGRSMGATSSRSQRSPYNYVCNGAAGRGCGRCAISGPLVEEAIERLLFPEDGRGRVRLPEPVRLRWLSGGMAFEEKRKVVTSVLASLVIRLGARAAALGTIRV; this is translated from the coding sequence ATGGAATCCAAGCCGCACGAGACCGAGGGCGGCCGCATTCCGGTCGCGTCCTACGCACGTACATCGCAGGACGCACCACGACAGGAGGGGCGCGGCGTACGGCACCAGCACCGCATCAACGAACGCACCGCCGCACAGTACGGCTGTGTCGTCGTCGCGACGTACACGGACAGCGCGCGTACCGCCACGAAGGACGACCGGCAGCGCCCGGCCTTCGACCACTTGCTCGCCGACCTGCACCGCGGACACGCCTTCGCCGCCGGACCGTTGATGGGCGTCGTCGCGGTCGCCGACGACCGGCTGTACCGCAGGCCGGATGACTTCATCCGCTTCATGGCGGCGCTGACGAGCGAACCCGGGCGGGTGTACGTCGACCGGGCCGGCCTGCGCGACCCGTACAGCAAGGCGGGTCTCCTCCAGGGTGCGGAGTCCCTTCAGGCAGCCGCCGCGGAAGGCCGGACACGGAGCCGCAGGGTGCAGGACTGGCACTGGTCACGGGCGATGGACGGGCTTCCGCACAGCGGCCCCAGGCCCTTCGGATGGCAGGAGGACCGGAAAACCCTGCACCCGGTGGAGTCCGCACTTGTACGAAAGGCGATCGAGGACCGGACCGCGGGCAAGGCCGTAGGCCAGGTCGCGCGGGAGTGGAACGCGCTCGGCATCACAGGGACCCGTGGGGGCCGTCCCAACCCGCAGACGGTCACCCAGATCATCACTTCCCCGCGCGTTTGCGGATTCCGCGGCAACCGGGGCGAGCTGCTGGCGGATCCGGAGACGGGGGAGCCGGTGGTCGGAGCCTGGCAGGCCATCGTCACGCCCGAACAGTGGAAGGCGGTCTGCGCGACTTTCGCGCCCGGCAGTCAGTTCATGCACAGGGGGCCGCTCAGCCCGAGGCTCACCGACCGCAGAGCCGGCCCGAAGTACCTTGCCAGCGGGTTCCTGCGGTGCGGGGCAGAGCTGGAGGAAGGAGGCACGTGCGGGCGCTCGATGGGAGCCACGAGCAGCCGCAGCCAACGGAGTCCGTACAACTACGTCTGCAACGGGGCTGCCGGACGTGGCTGCGGTCGTTGTGCCATCAGCGGGCCGCTCGTGGAGGAGGCCATCGAACGACTCCTTTTCCCGGAGGACGGGCGGGGCCGGGTCAGGCTTCCGGAGCCCGTACGGCTGCGGTGGCTATCGGGTGGGATGGCATTCGAGGAGAAGCGCAAGGTGGTCACTTCGGTCCTCGCGAGTCTGGTGATCAGGCTGGGCGCAAGGGCTGCGGCACTTGGGACCATTCGCGTGTGA
- a CDS encoding thioredoxin domain-containing protein encodes MPNRLANETSPYLLQHADNPVDWWPWSPEAFAEARERGVPVHLSVGYASCHWCHVLASESFEDELTATYMNEHFVNIKVDREERPDVDAVYMEAVQAATGQGGWPMTVFMTADAEPFYFGTYFPPEPRQGMPSFMQVLEGVRTAWVGRPEEVAEVAQRIVRDLAGRELDYGKSGTPGPEELARALLGLTREYDAVYGGFGGAPKFPPSMVLEFLLRHHARTGSEGALQMAADTCEAMARGGIYDQLGGGFARYSVDREWKIPHFEKMLYDNALLCRVYAHLWRATGSDLARRVALETADFMVRELRTDQGGFASALDADSEDPLTGEHVEGAYYAWTPAQLREVLGEADGELAAGYFGVTEEGTFEHGTSVLQLPQDGPAVEAGRLAGIKERLLAARGRRPAPGRDDKIVAAWNGLAIAALAECGAYFERPDLVERATEAADLLVRVHMDGRGRLSRTSKDGRAGANDGVLEDYGDVAEGFLALASVTGEGVWLEFAGFLADLVLDRFAAEDGSLYDTAHDAEKLIRRPQDPTDTAAPSGWTAAAGALLSYAAHTGSQAHRTAAERALGVVHALGPRVPRFIGHGLSVAEALLDGPREVAVVGHPEDPALALLHRTALLGTAPGAVVAAGLPRAADGDDGEFPLLAERTLVHDLPTAYVCRHFVCARPTTDPVELAEQLGAIRP; translated from the coding sequence ATGCCGAACCGCCTCGCGAACGAGACCTCCCCCTACCTCCTCCAGCACGCCGACAATCCCGTCGACTGGTGGCCGTGGTCGCCCGAGGCCTTCGCGGAGGCACGTGAGCGCGGAGTGCCCGTGCACCTCAGCGTCGGCTATGCGAGTTGCCACTGGTGTCATGTCCTCGCCAGCGAGAGCTTCGAGGACGAACTGACCGCCACCTACATGAACGAACACTTCGTCAACATCAAGGTGGACCGCGAGGAGCGCCCCGACGTCGACGCCGTCTACATGGAGGCCGTACAGGCTGCCACCGGGCAGGGTGGCTGGCCCATGACCGTCTTCATGACCGCTGACGCCGAGCCCTTCTACTTCGGGACCTACTTCCCGCCCGAGCCCCGGCAGGGGATGCCCTCCTTCATGCAGGTGCTCGAAGGGGTGCGGACCGCCTGGGTGGGACGGCCCGAGGAGGTCGCCGAGGTCGCGCAGCGGATCGTACGGGATCTGGCCGGGCGGGAGTTGGACTACGGAAAGTCCGGGACGCCCGGCCCCGAGGAGCTCGCGAGGGCACTGCTCGGGCTGACGCGGGAGTACGACGCCGTGTACGGCGGATTCGGCGGGGCGCCGAAGTTCCCGCCGTCCATGGTGCTGGAGTTCTTGCTGCGCCACCACGCGCGCACCGGGTCCGAGGGCGCGCTCCAGATGGCCGCGGACACGTGCGAGGCGATGGCGCGCGGCGGGATCTACGACCAGCTCGGGGGCGGCTTCGCGCGGTACTCCGTGGATCGGGAGTGGAAAATTCCGCACTTCGAGAAGATGCTCTACGACAACGCGCTGCTGTGCCGGGTGTACGCGCACCTGTGGCGCGCCACCGGGTCCGATCTCGCGCGGCGGGTCGCGCTGGAGACCGCCGATTTCATGGTCCGGGAGCTGCGTACCGACCAAGGCGGCTTCGCCTCCGCGCTCGACGCCGACAGCGAGGACCCGCTGACCGGGGAGCACGTGGAGGGGGCCTACTACGCCTGGACCCCCGCCCAGCTGCGCGAGGTGCTGGGGGAGGCCGACGGGGAGCTGGCCGCCGGGTACTTCGGGGTGACCGAGGAGGGGACCTTCGAGCACGGGACGTCCGTGCTGCAGCTCCCCCAGGACGGGCCCGCGGTGGAGGCGGGCAGGCTCGCCGGGATCAAGGAGCGGCTGTTGGCCGCGCGGGGGCGGCGACCCGCGCCCGGGCGGGACGACAAGATCGTCGCCGCGTGGAACGGACTGGCGATCGCCGCGCTCGCCGAGTGCGGGGCGTACTTCGAGCGGCCCGACCTGGTGGAGCGGGCGACCGAGGCGGCCGATCTGCTGGTGCGCGTGCACATGGACGGCCGGGGGCGGCTGTCGCGCACCAGCAAGGACGGGCGGGCCGGCGCCAACGACGGGGTCCTGGAGGACTACGGCGACGTGGCGGAGGGCTTCCTCGCGCTGGCGTCCGTGACCGGCGAGGGGGTCTGGCTGGAGTTCGCCGGGTTCCTCGCCGACCTGGTCCTGGACCGGTTCGCCGCCGAGGACGGGTCGCTGTACGACACGGCGCACGACGCGGAGAAGCTCATCCGCAGGCCGCAGGATCCGACGGACACGGCCGCCCCGTCGGGGTGGACGGCCGCCGCGGGCGCGTTGCTCTCGTACGCGGCGCACACCGGATCCCAGGCGCACCGTACGGCGGCGGAGCGGGCGCTCGGGGTGGTGCACGCGCTCGGGCCGCGGGTGCCGCGCTTCATCGGGCACGGGCTGTCGGTGGCCGAGGCGCTCCTGGACGGGCCGCGTGAGGTGGCGGTCGTCGGCCATCCGGAGGATCCGGCGCTGGCGCTGCTGCACCGGACCGCGTTGCTGGGGACGGCTCCTGGGGCGGTGGTGGCGGCCGGTCTGCCGCGCGCGGCGGACGGCGACGACGGCGAATTCCCCCTTCTTGCCGAGCGCACACTCGTGCACGACCTTCCGACGGCGTATGTCTGTCGACATTTCGTCTGCGCGCGGCCTACGACGGATCCGGTCGAGCTGGCCGAGCAGTTGGGTGCGATTCGCCCCTGA
- a CDS encoding glycosyltransferase: MYTSVFIVVISLALFWMAAFTLWWQMHAWRTPEVLASTRFDRPDGEGRLAFSLLLPARHEQAVLEHTIDRLLESSHTDYEIIVIVGHDDPGTAAVAERAAARAPARVRVVVDHHETKNKPKALNTALPSCRGDIVGVFDAEDQVHPELLAHVDHAFRSTGADVVQGGVQLINFHSSWYSLRNCLEYFFWFRSRLHLHAEKGFIPLGGNTVFVRTEVLREAGGWDQNCLAEDCDLGVRLSSVGKKVVVAYDSDMVTREETPGSLVSLLKQRTRWNQGFLQVYRKKDWQQLPGRGQRWLARYTLMTPFMQAASGVIIPLNFAVAVLLDVPVGIAIITFLPMITAMVTFVFEIVGLHDFGRQYGLRVRLVHYVKLVVGGPFYQVMLAGAAIRAVWREQRGRNEWELTSHTGAHLTATDTAPAAAVPAAPPAAVPVPATAASGVVSASTAIREDSRQ; this comes from the coding sequence TTGTACACATCTGTGTTCATTGTTGTCATTTCCCTGGCGCTCTTCTGGATGGCCGCGTTCACGCTCTGGTGGCAGATGCACGCGTGGCGGACCCCCGAGGTGCTCGCCTCCACGCGTTTCGACCGCCCCGACGGGGAGGGCCGCCTCGCCTTCTCGCTGCTGCTGCCCGCCCGCCACGAGCAGGCGGTCCTGGAGCACACCATCGACCGGCTGCTGGAGTCGAGCCACACCGACTACGAGATCATCGTGATCGTCGGACACGACGACCCCGGGACGGCGGCCGTCGCCGAACGGGCCGCCGCCCGCGCGCCGGCCCGCGTACGGGTCGTCGTCGACCACCACGAGACGAAGAACAAGCCGAAGGCCCTCAACACCGCCCTCCCGTCCTGCCGCGGTGACATCGTCGGGGTCTTCGACGCCGAGGACCAGGTCCACCCCGAGCTGCTCGCCCACGTCGACCACGCCTTCCGCTCCACCGGCGCCGACGTGGTCCAGGGCGGGGTCCAGCTCATCAACTTCCACTCCAGCTGGTACAGCCTGCGCAACTGCCTGGAGTACTTCTTCTGGTTCCGCTCCCGGCTGCACCTGCACGCCGAGAAGGGCTTCATCCCGCTCGGCGGCAACACCGTCTTCGTGCGCACCGAGGTGCTGCGCGAGGCCGGCGGCTGGGACCAGAACTGCCTCGCCGAGGACTGCGACCTCGGGGTGCGGCTGTCGTCGGTCGGCAAGAAGGTGGTCGTCGCCTACGACTCCGACATGGTCACCCGCGAGGAGACGCCCGGCTCGCTGGTGAGCCTGCTCAAGCAGCGCACCCGCTGGAACCAGGGGTTCCTTCAGGTGTACCGGAAGAAGGACTGGCAGCAGCTGCCGGGCCGAGGCCAGCGCTGGCTGGCCCGCTACACGCTGATGACGCCCTTCATGCAGGCCGCCTCCGGAGTGATCATTCCGCTCAACTTCGCCGTCGCGGTCCTCCTCGACGTGCCGGTCGGCATCGCGATCATCACCTTCCTCCCCATGATCACGGCGATGGTGACCTTCGTGTTCGAGATCGTCGGCCTGCACGACTTCGGCCGCCAGTACGGTCTGCGCGTCCGTCTCGTGCACTACGTCAAGCTCGTCGTCGGCGGCCCGTTCTACCAGGTGATGCTCGCGGGGGCCGCGATCCGTGCGGTCTGGCGCGAGCAGCGCGGCCGCAACGAGTGGGAGCTGACCAGCCACACCGGCGCCCACCTGACCGCGACCGACACCGCGCCCGCCGCCGCCGTGCCCGCCGCCCCGCCCGCCGCCGTGCCCGTTCCCGCCACCGCCGCATCCGGTGTCGTCTCCGCCTCCACCGCGATCCGAGAGGACAGCCGCCAGTGA
- a CDS encoding ArnT family glycosyltransferase, producing MTATLPTATDPQPETQPGTRPETGTPTVPARRAPATGGLGVRPAAPARPLVRFRSSRPDLLLCGALLLVIVLVQGWNITNFPTLSDDEGTYLAQAWAVQQGDGLAHYTYWYDHPPLGWIQIAGLTYLPSLFVPDWMTVAPMRFSMLAVSAASSVLLYVLARRLWLPRWAAGLAMALFGLSPLSVVLQREIFLDNLAVMWMLLAFCLAASPNRHLWHHFGSGLAAATAVLTKETMLVVLPALLVTMWRHSHRDTRKFAVTGAITACALIGLSYPLYALLNGELLPGSGHVSLIDGITYQMGREGSGFILTPGSGSNGVFRSWLYYDTVLPLGGLAGAVLLLATLRWSVTARALAGPALAAVILAAVAMRPSGYLPAMYVIQALPFLALVLAGGAASVTHAVLRRRRGPGERRPLVWARWALLGVLAASAAAYVLPRWYDGDRTALTVDANAPYRQAAAWLGREVPDPANTRVLLDDALWLDAVHHGFEPGPGAIWFYKADLDPAVTRTLPRGWQDIDYVVSSPTVRRDAVNLPNVKAALEHSAVVAVFGSGEDRIEIRRTDRTSGS from the coding sequence GTGACCGCCACCCTGCCCACGGCCACTGATCCCCAGCCCGAGACCCAGCCCGGGACCCGGCCCGAGACCGGGACCCCCACCGTCCCGGCCCGGCGGGCGCCCGCCACCGGCGGCCTCGGCGTACGCCCGGCCGCGCCCGCCCGCCCGCTCGTGCGCTTCCGCTCCTCCCGCCCCGACCTGCTGCTGTGCGGCGCCCTGCTGCTGGTGATCGTGCTGGTCCAGGGCTGGAACATCACGAACTTCCCGACCCTGAGCGACGACGAGGGCACGTACCTCGCGCAGGCCTGGGCCGTCCAGCAGGGCGACGGCCTCGCCCACTACACGTACTGGTACGACCATCCGCCGCTCGGCTGGATCCAGATCGCGGGCCTGACGTACCTGCCGTCGCTGTTCGTGCCCGACTGGATGACCGTCGCCCCGATGCGGTTCTCGATGCTCGCCGTCTCCGCCGCCTCCTCCGTACTGTTGTACGTCCTGGCGCGCCGGCTGTGGCTGCCGCGCTGGGCCGCCGGACTCGCGATGGCCCTCTTCGGGCTGTCGCCGCTCTCCGTGGTCCTCCAGCGGGAGATCTTCCTCGACAACCTCGCCGTGATGTGGATGCTGCTGGCGTTCTGCCTCGCCGCGTCCCCGAACCGCCACCTGTGGCACCACTTCGGCTCCGGGCTGGCGGCCGCCACCGCCGTCCTGACCAAGGAGACGATGCTGGTGGTGCTCCCGGCGCTGCTGGTGACGATGTGGCGCCACAGCCATCGCGACACCCGTAAGTTCGCGGTCACCGGAGCGATCACCGCCTGTGCGCTGATCGGGCTGTCGTACCCGCTGTACGCCCTGCTCAACGGCGAGCTGCTGCCCGGCTCCGGGCACGTCTCGCTCATCGACGGCATCACCTACCAGATGGGCCGCGAGGGCTCCGGCTTCATCCTCACGCCCGGCTCCGGCTCGAACGGCGTGTTCCGGTCCTGGCTCTACTACGACACCGTCCTGCCGCTCGGCGGGCTGGCCGGCGCCGTCCTGCTGCTGGCCACGTTGCGCTGGTCGGTCACCGCCCGCGCGCTGGCCGGCCCCGCGCTCGCCGCCGTGATCCTCGCCGCCGTCGCGATGCGGCCCTCCGGTTACCTGCCGGCGATGTACGTGATCCAGGCGCTGCCGTTCCTCGCGCTCGTCCTGGCCGGGGGCGCGGCCAGTGTCACGCACGCCGTACTGCGCCGCCGCCGCGGGCCGGGGGAGCGCAGGCCGCTGGTGTGGGCGCGCTGGGCGCTGCTCGGCGTACTCGCCGCGTCGGCCGCGGCGTACGTGCTGCCGCGCTGGTACGACGGCGACCGCACGGCGCTGACGGTGGACGCGAACGCCCCGTACCGGCAGGCCGCGGCCTGGCTGGGCCGCGAGGTCCCCGATCCGGCGAACACCCGGGTGCTGCTGGACGACGCGCTCTGGCTGGACGCGGTGCACCACGGCTTCGAGCCCGGCCCCGGCGCGATCTGGTTCTACAAGGCGGATCTCGACCCGGCCGTCACCCGGACCCTGCCGCGGGGCTGGCAGGACATCGACTACGTCGTCTCCTCGCCCACCGTGCGCCGTGACGCGGTGAACCTGCCCAACGTGAAGGCGGCGCTGGAGCATTCGGCGGTGGTGGCGGTCTTCGGCTCGGGCGAGGACCGCATCGAGATCCGCCGGACCGACCGTACGAGTGGGAGCTGA
- a CDS encoding glycosyltransferase: MSEDLWPLHAPIDADLTLPQAVTGSVTLIIPTFNEAGNVGELLRRLGDALPDPAQLPCEVLFVDDSTDDTPAVIEKAAADHPFPVSVLHRETADGGLGGAVVEGVKRADTDWVVVMDADLQHPPHLVPELVGEGMRTGADLVVASRYISGGSRAGLAGSYRVAVSRAATWLTKGLFPRALRGISDPMSGFFAMRRSVVTAEALKPLGYKILLELAVRCRPGKVAEVPFVFQDRFSGESKSTAREGMRFLAHLASLRSAAPLARMIGFGLIGLSGFVPNLAALWLLTHAGMHYLPAEIVANQAGVLWNFLLIETLLFRDRRRHRHWADRVGRFALLANADLLLRIPLIAVFVAELGMEVLPATALALVTTFVLRFAATEALVYLPRHNMS, translated from the coding sequence ATGAGCGAGGACCTGTGGCCCCTCCATGCCCCGATCGATGCGGACCTCACCCTTCCGCAGGCGGTGACCGGCAGCGTCACCCTCATCATCCCGACCTTCAACGAGGCCGGAAACGTAGGCGAGTTGCTGCGCAGGCTCGGTGACGCGCTGCCCGACCCCGCGCAACTGCCCTGCGAGGTGCTGTTCGTGGACGACTCCACGGACGACACCCCGGCCGTCATCGAGAAGGCCGCCGCCGACCACCCCTTCCCGGTGTCGGTCCTGCACCGGGAGACGGCCGACGGCGGGCTCGGCGGCGCCGTCGTCGAAGGGGTCAAGCGCGCGGACACCGACTGGGTCGTCGTCATGGACGCCGACCTCCAGCACCCGCCCCACCTGGTGCCCGAGCTCGTCGGCGAGGGCATGCGCACCGGTGCCGATCTCGTCGTCGCATCCCGCTACATCAGCGGCGGCAGCCGGGCCGGGCTCGCCGGGAGCTACCGCGTCGCCGTCTCCCGCGCCGCGACCTGGCTGACGAAAGGGCTCTTCCCGCGCGCGCTGCGCGGGATCAGCGACCCGATGAGCGGCTTCTTCGCGATGCGCCGCTCCGTCGTCACCGCGGAGGCCCTGAAGCCGCTGGGCTACAAGATCCTGCTGGAGCTGGCGGTGCGCTGCCGCCCCGGCAAGGTCGCCGAGGTGCCGTTCGTCTTCCAGGACCGCTTCTCGGGGGAGTCGAAGTCCACCGCGCGCGAGGGCATGCGCTTCCTCGCCCACCTCGCCTCGCTGCGCTCGGCCGCCCCGCTGGCCCGGATGATCGGCTTCGGGCTGATCGGGCTCTCCGGCTTCGTCCCGAACCTGGCCGCGCTCTGGCTGCTCACCCATGCGGGCATGCACTACCTGCCGGCCGAGATCGTCGCCAACCAGGCGGGGGTCCTGTGGAACTTCCTGCTCATCGAGACCCTGCTCTTCCGCGACCGGCGCCGGCACCGCCACTGGGCGGACCGGGTCGGGCGTTTCGCGCTGCTCGCCAACGCCGATCTGCTGCTGCGCATCCCGCTGATCGCGGTGTTCGTCGCCGAGCTCGGGATGGAGGTGCTGCCCGCCACCGCCCTCGCCCTGGTGACGACCTTCGTCCTGCGGTTCGCGGCCACGGAGGCCCTCGTCTATCTGCCGCGTCACAACATGAGTTGA